Proteins encoded by one window of Candidatus Nitrosocosmicus hydrocola:
- a CDS encoding DedA family protein, which translates to MIDIQDLYSFYSSSGYVGIFLISFIGSIIPFIPVPYFPILVTSALDKSLDPNLIVLMSTIGAVLAKTIIFIASYYGRNILSKKTKTRMLPLQKLLSKYGGIGVFLAALTPIPDDLVYIPLGIAKYSPSRFALFTFLGKFFLGAIIVWGTVYLGRPIMDRFLVVTDSNNEYSTILVTVLSIILLALVLFFTFKFDWAKIIGKWFPWAIDNSDTELDHDNNSKKI; encoded by the coding sequence TTGATTGATATACAAGACCTTTATTCTTTTTATAGTAGTTCAGGTTATGTTGGTATCTTTCTGATCAGCTTTATCGGTAGTATTATTCCTTTTATACCAGTACCTTATTTTCCTATTTTAGTTACTTCTGCCCTTGACAAAAGTCTCGATCCCAATTTAATAGTCTTGATGAGCACTATTGGTGCAGTTTTGGCCAAGACGATTATTTTTATTGCAAGTTATTATGGCCGCAATATTTTAAGCAAGAAGACAAAGACTAGAATGCTGCCTCTTCAAAAATTATTGAGCAAATATGGTGGGATAGGGGTGTTTTTGGCTGCCTTAACTCCGATTCCAGACGATTTAGTCTATATTCCTCTTGGAATAGCCAAATACAGCCCATCTAGATTTGCGTTGTTTACTTTTCTTGGCAAGTTTTTTTTGGGTGCGATCATCGTTTGGGGCACTGTTTATCTAGGCAGACCTATAATGGATAGATTTCTGGTAGTAACTGATTCTAACAATGAATATTCGACCATATTGGTTACGGTGTTGTCAATTATCTTGCTAGCCCTTGTCTTATTTTTTACCTTTAAATTTGATTGGGCCAAAATAATTGGAAAATGGTTTCCTTGGGCAATAGATAATTCTGATACCGAATTAGATCATGACAATAATAGTAAGAAAATATAA